The Paramormyrops kingsleyae isolate MSU_618 chromosome 12, PKINGS_0.4, whole genome shotgun sequence region CTGAACGCTTTGTCACTGAAATATTACATGTAGTCGGTTTAATGGCTTAGTTTAATGCTTGAAATCCTAATACAAATCTTCATGCTCTTAGATCGCTCCCAAACTTTGGGTGCATTTCCAGCATACGAATGAATCAGCGGCGCCATTAATGCCTACAAACATGTGGAGAATCGGTTTTAAGTGaggaaaaaccaaaacaaaggaTAAAAGGACTACTTTCACTTGATATCAGTTATATATCTGtaacacataaatacattttaaacattttcactgATTTCACTGTTTATAACCTTTTAGAAATGTTGGGGTAGGTGTCTGCAAAACAAAACTCCGATAGCActgcagggcgggggggggatcgTTTCGCTCCGTTTCGCTCCGTTTGATAAATACCGAAATTCACCTGGATTATCTTTGCATCCAATAATAAAATGtagatttaatttattttgatacatttatcaaaattattttcatagatcgcttttaatgaaaataataggGATCATTTGAAAGCTACCAAATGTTTTCCCGTGTTTTCTGCTTAGAATTAGAGCTGTCAGGCACCCTGTCGCTGGTTCTGTCTCAGTGCTGCAAGCGAATAAAAGACACGGTGCAGAAACTGGCCGTGCACCATAAGGACATCCACAGCAGCGTGTCCAGGGTGGGAAAAGCCATCGATAAGGTACGTCTGCCTTCGCACCATTTTTCCATCCTCAAAGACGAGTTGAGCTTGTCCTGGCATGGAAGTGGACAGAAGGCAACGGTACCCGATGATCGTCAGTAACACTTAACATGTTAAGGGCATTTTTAAGCTGCCCTTTTTAAAAACTAACATTGTCAGTTTGTTGGAATGCAGAAGAAATATGATAGAGAAACATTTAGTGTGAATCAGGAGTGTCCATAGACATAGTGCTCCGGCCACGCTTGGTGCATGTAACACACTCCCTATTAATCTTATCAGAGGGAATGGCAGACTAaggaaataaatacaaatgaagcaatacacacacacacagacactcagacaTATATTTACAGGAATTAAAATGCTTTAGCTATTATGTCTTTTGTTAAAACATCTTTGCTTTTTTACGGTTTACAGTAGCAATAACTCTATATCAAACGGGTATTATTGTAGTTTATAATATGTGTTCATGGTGTGgcataactttttttttgtgcagagTATGTCAGAGGCACGCAGGCAATCTCAGCTCAAGAAAAAGCTGTTTCCCATTTGCAGACTCTTGACATGATCACGCTACTCAAAATCACGCTACTCAAAATCACGCTACTCATAATCACGCTACTCATAATCACGCTACTCATAACAGCCAAGAGCACAGTTTAATGTCAGACAGCATTGTGTTTCTGCTTTAATGTGTCGTTTTAAATTAGTCCCAAAGTGGGCTGCATAGACAATGggaaatttttaaattaaaatcttCTTTATGTGCTCAGACAGTTTAAGTGGAAATAAGGTACCATTTAGATGTCATTTATTTTGCCGATTCTTTTTTGAGAAATCAGTCATATGGTCTTAGAGTTgggggccttgctgaagggtccagtcactctgctgaccacgggattcgagccagcgaccttctgatcagtcACAGCGGCTTAACTGGCTGAGCCACACAGCGCCCCCATTATGTGATTCTCTGCCTTTCTTTTGAGCtttactgacttgttttctgtCCGGGTCAGAACCTGGACTCGGACCTGGGCAGCGTGGGCATCGAGGGATGTTGGCAGGCTGATAGCCAGCGGCTGCTCAATGAGGTCATGGTTGAGCATTTCTTCAGGCAAGGTGTGCTGGACGTGGCAGAGGAGCTGTGTCAGGTGGGCTACGCACCAGCTGGGGGGGTTCAGGGAGGCCGGGTGCTGGGTTCATCAGGTAAGGACACAACTGGGTGGGATTTGGGAGTAGGGTACACGGCCCCCGGAGGGCACACTCACTCCGAATGTGCCAGGGGACACTTGTATGTATAAGGCACTTAATAAGATTGTGTGGCAGTAGATTATTAGAACTTACGAATCAAATGGTGTTTGGTAGAGGGAAAGATTCCAAAAGGAGGAGATGATCAAAAAGTTCATAGTAAGaagatgccccccctcccccggacATGCTAACGTAAAAattcatgtctgtgtgtgtgtttgtgacgTAGACGGAAAGTGAGAAAAGCTAAAAGCTGTTTGTCGTCTCTCTTGTAGGAAGCTGGACTTTGCATTGACCCAAACCAAAGGGAACCTTTCATAGAATTAAACAGGATATTAGAAGCACTTAAACTCAGAGATTTAAGACCTGCTTTAGAGTAAGTGCCACATATTAATTCTCCTGTCTTTGTATGTATCAGCACAAACTTCCTCTCCTCATCTGCTCTCTGGTTCCTGGTCTTATGGGGGAATCCAGGTAGTGATTGGCAGTTcatgacacccccccaccccccgcccacACTGGTTTTCTTAATACTTTTGCAGGACACTTTTCatggttttaaaacaaaactgaCTTTGAAAGAGAGCCTCCTAGTTTAAGAAACTGTTTCCCTTCTTAGGAAAAGTTTATCCTTGTAGATATTTTAAGGTTTTTGGATATGTAAGCCACACCCCAACTACATCTCATATATTTTCCACAGGCAGCTACTGCAAATATATAACAGTCATGGTATTTCATTCAGTTCAGAGTTATATTTTTCGTAGTTGTGCTTAATATAAACACTCAAATGGGAAAAAGTAGCAAATTCTCACTTTATGAGTGGTAAgaaaatttttacattttatgaatATGTAATAACATACTGTATTTGTTTGATTGTTTTTGCCAAAGCCAGTGGTCCTTGCCAGAACTCCCCTGCCCTTTAGTCGCCTGGCCGAAAGGGTCAGATGTCTTCTTTGGTGTCACTTGTGTCGTTGACTTTTGTGCTGCTGTTGCACTTGGTCGCCACCTGCAGGTGGGCTGTGGAGAACCGCGAGATGCTTATGGCCCAAAACAGCTCCCTGGAGTTCAAACTTCACCGCCTCAGCTTCATCAGGCTGCTGATGGGAggcacagccaatcagagagaagCCCTACAGTATGCAAGGAACTTTCAACCTTTTGCTGTCAACCATCAGAAAGGTACACAGATTTcaagttaatattttaattaaatttcacTGATGAATGTTTCCCTTTAGATTTTTTCCTTCCATTTTTGGGCAATTACTATCCACATAATAAAGCATAATTTCACCCCTGTCAGGGCCTGCATGCAATATTACTCTTTGGTCTTCTAAGCCCGTAAGTCTATATTGAGTGGGAAAAACAGGAGTCACTTTTATTTCATCGCACTTTTGAGTATTGAACAGGAATATGGGTACACTTGAATTTTTAGCTGAATCTGGCGTGTTTTTAATACTCTTGCCTGGGAGACAGAAGCAGAGTAATTCCAAGCGTTCCGCCCTTTGGGTCTGGAATGACGAGCATACAGAGTGTTTGTCTGAAGGGTTCTGGTGCTGAACAACCCTGCAGATGCGAGACGATGCCTGGAGCATCAGGAGTGACTGGGTTCGGAACGGGCCGCGTTCCGCCAGCCAGGGACCCTGTCTGTGCTTCTCCACCTGACCTGGCAAGGATGTGTCAGGAAATGTAATGGGTTCGTCTAGACAGGATCCCAAGACTGCAGGTCATGGACAGTACATGAgtctgctttcattttccaagtttttttaaattgctttatttggATCAGCAAGTAACATCGTTCACTGGGAACATAAACGTTCTTGTCTAACATGAAGACATTGTTTGCTTTGTTGTGGCAAACATTCTACTGTTACGTCTGTGTCTGCGTCTGCGTAGCTGCCTGTGTTTGCGTTTTTATACCTTTTTAGTGACACAGTGGCTGGTACGTTTTGTCTTTGGTGAAGAAATTTAATCTCAGTATAATTTCAGAgattttttggagaacagaaatGTGCGTTAGTATGCCCTTTAGACTTCATTTTTAGAACAATGAAACCATAAACTAGCTAATAGGCAGGTGCTCGTATGTGTGCGTTTGATGAGGTCTTTGTCGACTGGGAAATTCTATTTGTTATTTTGAAGGTGATTTCAGCAGTAACTGCTGAAATCTGTCATTTAATTTGTGTGTCAAGGGCCTCCACAGCCGATTTTGACATCCATGTTTGAATTTGATCCAGCTTTAAAACCCGATTGTTTCTTTCTGTGGTAGctgatcatccatccatccatccatactctgtctgctttttaattaataaaaattttaaCTTGAATTTATGGTAATAAACTGAGGAACTGCAGAAGAAAGCTAAAGTGCTTTCAGGATACAATTCGACGGTTTGTTGAGGAAATGATCAGCCTTTTGTGATTAAGAGCACACCAGATagtttaatgaaataaattaacAGATCGGGTCAGATAAATGGGGTTTTGAAGACTCGCACTCTGCTCTCTTACAGACATACAGGTGCTCATGGGCAGCTTGGTGTACCTGCGCCAGGGCATAGAGAACTCGCCCTACGTCCACCTGCTTGACTCGAACCAGTGGTCTGACATCTGCGACATCTTCACCCGCGACGCCTGCTCACTGCTGGGCCTCTCCGTGGAGTCTCCCCTGAGTGTCaggtgagggggcggggcctccgCAAGGAAATCCAGTTAAACTGGCCCCTGTTGTTGTGCTCCGCTTCGATTGGCCCGTCGCCTTATGGGCAGTTTCCTCATTGCAGTTTCTCAGCTGGCTGCGTCGCTCTGCCTGCCCTCATTAACATCAAGGCGGTCATTGAACAGAGGCAGTGCATAGGGGTGTGGACCCAGAAGGATGAGCTCCCGGTAAGAACAGCCCTTTTAACACAGCCACGTCCGTTTGCTCTTAGAGGCCTGAGGTATTTATTGTGTTGTGGAAAATAAACTGTCCAGATCAGGAGTTGGTAGTCTCATCCGCGAAGGGCCGTTGGGTATGCAGGTTTAGCTGCATTTCCCTAATTAAATTACTAATTGgaggactgactggctgaagagtcctcacacctgggtttgaacagctgacctaaaggttatcccaaaaacctgcatacacaccggccctttgtggataagactgGCTAACTCTGGTGTAGATGTAGCATAGCTATgttaagaaaaaatataaaggccactgcagctctaaTTTCCATGAAGAAAAGGTTTGTTCTAGAAAAAGCATAACTACAGAATGATCTAATCCTGTTTGCTCTTAAACTGTTTCCTCTGTAATGTTTTACTGCCATTGGTAGCTTGATATCTGCATATGTTTATTGTTCCTGAAGTTATTTATAGGAACTGAGATTGTATTGACGAGTTACACCTGCCTAACATTAATTGCATAATGTAGACAGTGCCTCGCTCTGGAGTGAATACTCTCTGAGTAATCACCGAGTACTTCATTCCGCTTACGGCGGCCTGTGGGAGTGAATACTCTGAGTAATCACCGAGTACTTCATTCCGCTTACGGCGGCCTGTGGGAGTGAATACTCTGAGTAATCACCGAGTACTTCATTCCGCTTACGGCGGCCTGTGGGAGTGAATACTCTGAGTAATCACCGAGTACTTCATTCCGCTTACGGCGGCCTGTGGGAGTGAATACTCTGAGTAATCACCGAGTACTTCATTCCGCTTACGGCGGCCTGTGGGAGTGAATACTCTGAGTAATCACCGAGTACTTCATTCCGCTTACGGCGGCCTGTGGGAGTGAATACTCTGAGTAATCACCGAGTACTTCATTCCGCTTACGGCGGCCTGTGGGAGTGAATACTCTGAGTAATCACCGAGTACTTCATTCCGCTTACGGCGGCCTGTGGGAGTGAATACTCTGAGTAATCACCGAGTACTTCATTCCGCTTATGGCGGCCTGTGGTGTGACTGCACTATCTTCTCCGTCTCTGCATGTGGAGATCGAGGTGGACCTGGGTAAGCGTTGCTGGTACCACTCGGTGTTCGCTTGCCCCATCCTCAGGCAGCAGACCACGGACAGCAACCCCCCCATGAAGCTGGTGTGCGGCCACATTATCTCCAAAGACGCCCTCAACAAAATGATCAACGGCAGCAAGTAAGACCCACGGTCAGGGACAGACTTAGGACTCCCAGCTGGGAGCCATATCTCcatgatttttacatttttaaaaaaacatgtattaagaTTATTAAATTAAAGCACATTTTTAGAGGTCAAACTATTAAAGGCAACAAGAAAATACCTGGGGGACTGAAAGAAGTCTAGCTTCTCCAAGACCATAAAATTATGCAGTTTTACATGCTTATACTCAA contains the following coding sequences:
- the LOC111856881 gene encoding E3 ubiquitin-protein ligase RMND5A, with the protein product MDQCVNVERELEKVLQNFSSYGQHCDKVLQELVDYTSGLKDEIVQAGELELSGTLSLVLSQCCKRIKDTVQKLAVHHKDIHSSVSRVGKAIDKNLDSDLGSVGIEGCWQADSQRLLNEVMVEHFFRQGVLDVAEELCQEAGLCIDPNQREPFIELNRILEALKLRDLRPALEWAVENREMLMAQNSSLEFKLHRLSFIRLLMGGTANQREALQYARNFQPFAVNHQKDIQVLMGSLVYLRQGIENSPYVHLLDSNQWSDICDIFTRDACSLLGLSVESPLSVSFSAGCVALPALINIKAVIEQRQCIGVWTQKDELPIEVDLGKRCWYHSVFACPILRQQTTDSNPPMKLVCGHIISKDALNKMINGSKLKCPYCPMEQVPSDAKQIYF